The following DNA comes from Nitrospirota bacterium.
TATGGATCATCAGGACTCCTTAGGAGGATGAAATTAAGAAGTTATTTACCACAAAACTCATTGAAAATAAAGGGGAAAATGAACATTTTATCGAATATTTTCATCCCATCACATTGAACAAACTTTTTACGAGACCATCAAAGTTCTTCCAGCACTCAAGTATCAGCACAATTTTGAAAACACCGTCGATAGCTAACGGTAATAGTCAATTTTTTATTAGAGCGGAAGTGTTTAGTTGTAGGTGCTACCCTCAAAACGTACAGGTTCTTAGACAATGTCAGTTTGGTGGGGTTTTGCCTCACCCAAATAAAGCTCCTCATCTTGATTTTTCCACTGCCCTTTTCCATTCATTGTAATATTGATTTCTTTGGGTTTCCCCCATAGAAGGAAGAAACCGCCGTTCCTCCTGCCAGTTTTTTTGAATTTCTTCTAAATTTTTCCAAAATCCAACAGCCAGGCCCGCCAAATACGCGGCGCCCATTGCAGTCGTTTCAGTGACTTTGGGTCTGATAAGCGGTGTGTTTATCATGTCTGATTGAAACTGCATTAAAAAATTATTTTTTACCGCTCCTCCGTCTACCCGGAGGTCTTGTAAAGAGAATCCAGAGTCTTGTTCCATAACCGTCATGAGATCTTTTACCTGGTAAGCAATCGATTCCAGGGCCGCCCTCGCGATATGTGCCCGGCCGGCGCCCCGGGTCAGTCCGACGATAATGCCCCTGGCCTCCATATCCCAGTAAGGAGCCCCAAGGCCTACAAAGGCTGGAACGAGATAGACGCCGCCGTTATTTTTAAGGGAAAGGGCAAGATCCTCGCTTTCAGCCGCGTTCTGAATAATTTTCAACTCATCCCTTAACCACTGAATCACCGCTCCGCCTATAAAAACAGACCCTTCCAGGGCATAGGTGATTTTATTTTCAAGCCCCCAGGCAATCGTTGTGAGAAGCCCGGTTTTTGAAACGACAGGCTGGTCTCCCGTATTCATCAGAAGAAAACATCCTGTCCCGTAGGTATTTTTCCCGCTACCTTTTTGAAAAGCGCCCTGGCCAAAAAGCGCCGCGTGCTGGTCCCCGGCCATTCCCGAAATTGGAATAGACACTCCCTCGAATAAATCAGGATGGGTGTATCCATAAATTTCGGAGGAGTTTTTTACTTCCGGAAGTATCGAAACCGGGATGCCAAACCTTTCAAGAAGCTCCTGATCCCATGAAAGTTTGTGGATATTAAAAAGCATGGTACGGGAGGCATTGGAGTAATCTGTCGCGTGAACTTTTTTCCCGGTTAACTGATATAGCAGCCAGCTATTCACCGTGCCAAAGAGCGCTTCTCCTTTCTTTGCTTTTTTTTGAATTTCAGGAATGTTCTCGATCAGCCACTTGATTTTAGTGGCAGAAAAGTAAGCGTCAACCACAAGCCCGGTTTTCTTCCGGATGGGTCCGGCGAAACCTTCCGCCTTGAGTTGATGACAAAGCGGGCTGCTCCGGCGGCACTGCCAGACAATCGCATTGTAAAGAGGTTCGCCGGTTAATCTATCCCAGAGAATCGTGGTTTCTCTCTGGTTCGTGATCCCAATCGTAAGAATTTCCCGGGGAGAAATTCCTCCTTTAATAACAGCCTCTTTTGCGGAAGAGATTTGAGAGTTCCAAATTTCCGCCGGATTATGTTCAACCCATCCGGCCTGGGGATAAATCTGGGCCACCTCCCGGAATGCGGATGAAACAATCTCTCCCTTTTGATTAAAAAGAATGGCGCGGGAACTGGTCGTCCCTTGATCCAGAGCAAGAATATATCCCATGACGAAACTTTCTTTTCTTTTTAATTATTTTGAAGAAAGGGTCTTAAGCTGATGGTAGAGTTCTTTTTCTTTTTCCGTTATTTTTTCAGGAAGGACGATTTGAAGGACAACGTAGAAGTCCCCTCTTTCTCCTTTTTTCTTTTGGAGTCCCTTTTCTTTCACCCGTAATTTTTGTCCACTTTTGCTTCCGGCGGGAATTTTTAACCTAACGGTCCCATCAAGCGTTGCAATTTCAAGGTCTGTCCCAAAAACAGCATCCCACGGATAAATCAATTGGGTCAGGATAATATCATCCCCCTCGATTTTAAACAGAGGATGGGGTTTTAGTTTTACGATTAAATAGAGATCGCCGGGATTTCCTCCATCGGGATGTCCCTGGCCGGCAAGCCGGATTTTCGACTCCTCCCGAACGCCTGGCGGGATATTGACTTCGAGATGTTTTCGGCCATATCCCAAATCGATGGTTATCTTTTTTATCCCGCCGCGGTGGGCCTCTTCCAGGGTCAGTTCAATTTCGGCTTGAACATCCTCTCCTCTAACGGTTCTTCTCTGGTGGGCAGCCGTTTGCCGATGGCCCTCGCGCCCCCTCTGCGAACCAAAAACAGCTTCAAAAAAGTCGCTAAAAGCTCCCATTCCGCCAAATTCAGCGCCAAAATCAGATGTGCGAAATCCTTCCCCGCCAGCTCCGAAACCAGGAGGAGTAAACTCCATTCCCTCGCGGTAGTTGGCTCCTAAAAAATCGTATTTTTTCCGCTTTTCCGGATCGCTCAAAACTTCATTCGCTTCATTAATCTCTTTAAACTTTTCTTCCGACGATTTTTTTTGGGCAGGGCTGGCCAAATCAGGATGATGTTTACGGGCAAGTTTTCGGAAAGCAGACTTAATCTCCTGAGCGGAAGCATCCTTTTTGACCCCCAGGACTTCATAATAATCTTTAAATTTCACACTCATACTGAAGACTCTAACATGATTTCACTATAAACACAAAATCCCGTTTCTTGTCGTGCCCCAAGACCAGCGATAGACTTCGCACCCACTTATTAATCATGTCATTGCGAGCACCGAAGGGTGCGTGGCAATCTTATCGTAAAGTCTTAAGATTGCTTCACTTTGTTCGCAATGACAGCTTTCTAACTCTGTTCTTGGGTCATGCCGCAATTCGTGGGCAGGACTACTCTTTCACCATTTCAAGGAACTCCTCTTCGGAGAGGACCCTGACTTCCAACGCCCTGGCTTTATCCAGTTTCGAACCCGGGTTTTCACCTGCCAAAATAAAATGGGTTTTAGAACTGACCGAAGAAGTGACCTCCCCCCCTTCTTTTTCAATTTTTTCGGTCAGTTCCTCCCTAGAATGAGATTTAAAAGTCCCTGTAATTACGACCTTTTTCCCTGCCCAGATTCCTTTGACGGGAACAGCCTCATATTCAATTTGGACCCCGGCTTTCAAAATACGGGCGATGGTCTCCCGGTTCCTCTCTTCATAAAAAAAATGGACGATATTATTTGCCAGCTCCGGCCCAATGCCAAAGATACCGGTCAACTCTTCCTGGGCCCCGTTCTCCAAACGATCGAGCGATCCAAAATGCTGACTTAAAATTTTACCAACCGAGGAACCGATACCTCGTATACTTAAAGAATAGAGAAAACGGGAAAAAGAAATTCTTTTGGATTTCTCAATTTGTTCGATCAGGTTTTGGGTTGACTTTTCTTCCCATCCGGGAAGCCTTACCAGTTCGTCTTTTTTTGATTTTAAATAAAAAATATCTGAGAGATTTTTTAATAACCCGTTTTCATAAAGCTGGTCGACCTTTTTCTTGCCTAAACCCGCGATATCGAATCCTTTTCTGGAGCAGAGATGGACAATTTTTCCCTGAATCTGTGCCGGACAGGAGAGATTAATACAAAAAAGATAGGCCCCCTCCTTTTCTACGGCGGCATGACAGACGGGACATTCTAAAGGCATATGGAAAGGAGTTTCCTGTCCTGTCCGTTTTTCAACAACCGGTTTAATCACTTCCGGAATAACGTCCCCCGCCCGTTCGACGAATACGGTATCTCCGACCAGGACATTTTTTTCAAGCATCTCTCCCTCGGTATGGAGGGTCGCCCTCGAAACGGTAACCCCGCCGATTTCCACCGGCTCTAAAATAGCGACAGGGGTTAAAATACCGGTCCGTCCGACCTGAACCTCGATCTTCAGAATTCGGGTCGTCATTTGCATCGGTTTAAATTTATAGGCCAGCCCCCACCTCGGATGACGGGCAGTTTCTCCGAGTTTTTGCTGATCGTCTATTTTATTGACCTTGATGACCACGCCGTCGATATCAAAGGTCATTTCTTTTCTCCCGGTTTCAATCTGATGATGTTTCTGAACGGCGGCTTCGATTGACGGACAGAGGGTCATCTCAGGAGACACCCTAAATCCCCATTCTTTCAACTGATTGAGAAGTCCGATCTGGGAATGAAATCGGGCCCCCTCGACTTTGCCTGTTCCCCATGCATAGAAATGAAGGTTCCTCCGGGCGGTAATCGCGGGGTCTAACTGCCTTAATGACCCGGAAGCCGAGTTCCTGGGGTTGGCAAATATCGGGAGGCCGTTTTCGGCCTGAATTCGGTTGATCTCCTTAAAAACCTCTTTTGGGATTAGAACTTCACCGCGGATTTCAATGTGCCGGGGAAATGGGGCGTCGGAGCCTTCGAGCCCGGGCATTTTTCTGAGACGCAGCGGGATCGTCTGAATGGTTCTCAAATTGCCGGTGATATCTTCTCCCCTAAATCCATCTCCCCTGGTCGATCCCCGGGTAAAAAGACCGTTCTCATAAACTAAAGAGGAGGAGACGCCGTCATATTTCGGTTCGACGACGTATTCAATTTCCTCCCTTTGGATCACCTTTCGAACTCGTTTATCAAACTCAAGCGCCTCCTCTTCAGAAAACGCATTGTCAAGGCTTAGCATCGGAAGATCATGAAGAACCGTCTTGCCCAGGCTTTCTAAAGGGGCGCCCACCCGTTGGGTCGGAGAATCGGGGGCAAGAAATTCCGGATATTTTTTTTCAAGTTCAACGAGCTGTTTGAAAAACCGATCATACTCGGCATCGGAAATGGAAGGCTGATTTAAGATATAATAAAGATAATTATGATGATTGATTTGCTCCCGAAGCGCTTTGATTTCTTTCAGAATGGGGTCCATCGTCATTTTATTCTTCTCATGGGGTCTCCTTTACCCCTTATTTCATCATAATTAAAAATCCAAATCTATTGTTTTATTTGTAATAGGTATGCTACCCTTTTTTGAGGACAAATGGCATGAAAAATTGGATTAAAATCGGGTTTATTCAAACCCGGCCGGGTTTTGGCGAGAAAAAGGCAAACGTTGATGAAGTGATCGAAATGCTCTCTTCCGCAAATGCCGACCTGATCGTCCTTCCTGAGTTTTTTAACTCCGGGTACCAGTTTACCTCCAAATCAGAAGTTTCTTCCCTTTCAGAAGAAATCCCGGACGGCTATACGACCAAAAGATTAATCAGAATTGCCAAACAGAAAAAAATGTATATCGTCGCCGGATTGCCTGAGAAAAAGGGTAAATTATTTTTTAATTCGTCTATTCTCGTCGGCCCTTCAGGTTTTATCGATGTCTATCGTAAAATCCACCTTTTTTATGAAGAGAAACTTTGGTTTTCCCCGGGTAACAAACACCTGAAGGTCCACGACATCGGCAAAGCCCAGATTGGCATGATGATCTGTTTTGATTGGTTTTTCCCGGAGGTATTCCGCGTTCTAGCCCTGGCTGGCGCAGACATTATCTGCCACCCCTCCAATCTTGTCCTTCCGCACTGTCCCCAGGCCATGATTACCCGTTGTCTTGAAAACAGGGTTTTTGCCATCACCGCCAATCGGGTGGGTTTCGAGGAACGGGAAGGGAAAGAACGCCTCACCTACATCGGCATGAGTCAAATCGTCAGCCCTAAAGGAGAGGTTCTCTACCGGGCTTCAAGCGAAAAGAGTGAGATGCAAATTATGGAAATCAATCCCGCGGAAGCAAAGAAAAAATCGATCAACAGGTACAATCATCTTTTTGAAGACAGAAGGTCTGAGTTTTACGAGGCTTTGCTCTCTCCTCCCGAGGAATAATCCAAAAACTCCCGTCGTTAAAAATGGATCTTGCCGGAATTAATAAAGCGGTTTCAATTCTAAAAAAAGAAATCAAACAGTGGAAAATCCCTGTTGTCGGCGTCATCGCCAATGAGTCCAGAGATCCCTTTCTGGTTCTTATTTCGACCATCCTTAGTTTGAGAACGAAAGACAAAACAACGTTTGAGGCGTCCAACAGGCTTTTCACCCTTGCCTCCACCCCCGAAGAAATGATAAAGCTTTCTCCGGCTCAGATTGAAAAAGCCATCTATCCGGTCGGTTTTTATAAAACCAAAGCCAAATCAATTCTTCACACGTGTAACGATCTAATCAATCGGTTCCATTCCAAAGTTCCCGGCAATCTGGAAGACCTCCTGACGTTGAAAGGGGTCGGAAGAAAAACGGCGAATCTCGTCTTAACGCTTGGTTATGATCAATACGGCATTTGCGTCGATACCCATGTGCACCGTATTTCCAACCGGTTTGGGTTTATTAAAACAAAGACGCCCGATGAAAGCGAAATAGTCCTCCGGCAAAAACTTCCCAAACGTCATTGGAAGATTTACAATGACCTGCTCGTAGCCTTTGGCCAGAATCTTTGCAAACCTGTATCCCCTCATTGCAGTCACTGTAAGCTCCTTTCACTGTGTAAAAGGGCCGGAGTAAAATCCTCCAGATAAACTGAGTTGCCAAACTCCATCTATTTGTTAAGCTTAATACATATGAGCAAAGTTATGGGAATATCGACGGAAAACGTCACCATTACCATCATGGGGAAGCCTTATCTTGTCCCAAAAGACAAGCTCCTTTATGTATTTCAGGACTTAGAAATGCTTCGAACCCGGAACAAGTTCTGCTGGAACGGAGAATGTAAAAATTGCGCAATTTCGTTTCGTGAAACTTCCGATTCTCCTGTCGTGATCACAGAAAGAGCCTGCCAGACCACGGCGACCGAAGGTCTTTGCGTCGTCGATATGCCAGGTGAATTTTATCTGACCAGGTGAACTGAATTTATTTCTTTTTAGAAGATGTTAGGATAACCCCCTTCAGACGTTTGGTCCCATGATAAAAGTGATCTTTAATATATTCTTTTCTGGCCCGCTCATCACTCATCTTTTCAAGCAATTCCTCTTTATCCAGAATCGCGTCCAAACCTTTGTCCCCAATACGTCCTATCGAGACTTTCATCTACACCCCTCCCACAAAGCTTGCTCGCAAGCGACCCCGCAGCGAAGCTATGCTTAATTAATAATGGGTTATCTCTATCCCTAAGTCAAATGGTACCAAAAAGAATTTTCGTCTGTCAAGCTACTGTGATATCCCTAGAACAGCGATAGAAAGTTGTCATTGCGAGCGAAGCGAAGCAATCTCGCCATCTTGAGCCGAGATCGCCACGCACCCTGCGGGCGCTCGCGATGACAGGCAAAACAAGGAGTTACAAATCCTATCTCCTGGGGATATCTTGTCCACCCCCAGTTTTATCCGTAGCTTTAGAACTGTGGCCAGGATCAGGGGAGGGGATGAACGGATATTTCTAAAAACCGGAAGGCGGGCAAGACGATGAGATAAGTTTATGATGCTACAACCGGCTGTAACTCTTGAGGCGCCCCCGCATGATTCATTCGGACGGAAATCAGCCTGGAAATCCCCGGTTCTTCCTGGGTCACCCCGTAGAGAATATCCGCAATCTCCATGGTTCGTTTATTGTGGGTAATGACAATAAACTGGGAATGATCGGTCATTTTTTTAAGCACCGTCGTAAAACGCCTGATATTTTCTTCATCAAGCGGGGCATCGATTTCGTCGAGAATACAAAAAGGGCTCGGATGAATCAAGAAACTGGCAAACAAAAGGGCAATCGCCGTAAGCGCCTTTTCTCCCCCTGAAAGCATCGATACATTTCTCACCTTTTTACCGGGCGGCTGAACAATAATATCCACCCCCGACTCAAAAGGATTGCTGTCATCCAATAAAATGAGTTCGGCCTTCCCGCCTTCAAAAAACGACACAAATACTTCCATAAATTTTTGATTGAGCGCGACGAAGGTTTCATTGAAAAGAATCCGGGTCGTTTTATTGATTTTTTGAATGGCCTCCTGAAGGGACTGAATCGATTGCGTTAAATCGCCTTCCTGTGCCGTAAGAAAATTAAATCTTTCCTCTAATTCTTTAAATTCATCAATGGCCGTCACATTCACGGGCCCGATCTGGTCAATTTTCGCCTTTAACTCTGAAAGGGTGGTTTTGGCCAATTCATACTCGAGCTCCGGATATTCTTCCTGCATAGCGTTTTGGAGCGTTGTTTGATAGTGGGTCTGCAAAAATTGATCGATATGTTCCAGTTTTATCCGAACCTCGGTCCACTTGACCTCTAAATCATTTTTCTTTTTGACCGCCTCGTCAATTTCTTTTCGATTGAGGCGATAGGCGTCTTCTTTGGTCCTTAAATTGTTAATCAAGACTTCATGATCTTCAACAAGGACTGTCTTTTGGCTTTTAATCAGGCCCAAATCCTGGTTAAGCTCAGAAATGGTTTGAAGAACCGTCTTTTTTTCCAAAAGGGCCCCGTTTTGCTTGATCTCCAGGTTCAAAGCGGTTTCTTCTTTAAAAGCGATTTTTGCGGCGGCGTCTTTTTGTGAATTCTCCAATTCGTTTAAATTAAGGAGGGTGTGATTCACCTTGCTCTTGAGGGACGTTGCCTCGATTTTTATTTCCGTGAGTTGAACGGCAAGCTGGTCTTTCTCGGTCATTTTTTCCTGAAGGGAACGTTTCAAGCCGGCAAGCCGTTCTTCCAGTTGAATTTTGGATTCCTGGATCGTAAGACTTTCTACCTGCAACAATTGAGCGTCCCTGTCAATCAAAGAAATCGATTCGAATCCCTTTTCCATCTCTTTTTTCAGTTGAGCTTCCCGGGCTTCAAATCGCTCACAATCATGTCTGAGCTTTTCAAGCAGGTTTGCCTGCATCGTCTTTTCAATTTCTAACTGATGGAGGGCCTCTTCCTGGTTTTTCTTCTGTTGAATCAGCGTTTGCACCCGTGATTGGAGTTGTGCCTGCTCTTCATCCATCTGCTTAAGCTCAAGCGAAAACTGGTTGACGTCATTTTGTAATTCTTTAATTTCTCTCTGCCTTTGAAGAAGACCTCCGCCGCCGTTTTCTTTAGATCCGCCCCAAATCATACCGGAACCTTCAATGACCTCTCCTTCCAGGGTCACAAAGGTAAACGGTCCTCCGTTTTGTTCCCAGAGGGCATAGGCCGTCATTAAATCTTTTACAATGACAACATGACCCAGCAGCGATTCGACGACTTTTTCATAGCCAGGTTTACATATCACCTTTTCGAGGGCGGGACCAAAAACAGCTTCATTTTTTTCAATCCAGGGTTCCCCTCTTAACAGGCGAGGCTCCCTTAATATGAATAATCCTTTTCCAAAATTTTTAGATTTCAGGTATTGAATCAAATCATGACTTTCGACCACTGAATTGACCAAAATCCCTTGAAGTTTTTCATTTAATACCGATTCAATGGCTTTTTCAAACTGGGGCTGAACTTCAATGAAATCGGCCACACACCCCTTCAAATCAACTGTAATTTCCCCGGTTTCTTTTCCCTTTAAAAGTGATTTTATTCCCTGCCAATATCCAACCCGGTTTTTTTGAAGATCATTTAATGATTCTAACCGCGCGCGGCTGGAATGAAGCTTTTCCTTCTTTTGAGACAGAGCTTCTCCTACACCGTGAGATTCAGCCTGTAGAGACTTCAACTCTTCTTCCAGCCTCAAGCGCTCCGTCACCATTTGCTCAAACGCTTCCGCAAGACGGGTCTGCTTATTAAGCTCCTCTGACTCAAGCGACTTCGAGTTTAAGAGGTGGCGGCGCACCTCCTCGCATTCGCCAGACTCTTTTTCCAGCCTTTTCTGGATTTCTTCACGGCGTGAAGAATGGGTCGCCATGCGGGCGGCCAGATTTCCAGTTTCTGTAATGATTCGGGTGAAATTGGAATTTTCGGCGTCAAATTCAATCCGGTGCCGGTTCACTTTTTCAAACAGGTCATGGTCTTCTCTCTCTTTTTCGCGGAGAAGTTTTTCTTTTTCGACCAGTAAAATATTAACGGCTTCATGTGCTTTTTTTAAGTCGTTCTTTTTATTTTCCATCTCCGCGAAAGAAGCTTGATACCGCGCGCGTTCTTCAAGAGCCTGTCTGGCCTGTTCTTTCCATTCGGTCAGCTGCGACTCGAGGAGCAAAATTCGACTCTCTTGCTTTTGAATTTGCCCCTCTTTTTCACTGATATTCTGGATGAAACGATTGAGTTCGTTTTCTTTTTCAACGATCTGTAAACGGGCCTGTTCAATCTCGAAATCCATTTGAGTCAGTTTGGTATCCAATCCTATTGTTTTGATTTCATATTCATCGAGTTCTTTTTTTAATTCCTGAGCCGCCGCCTCGAGCGCCTTTCCTTCGTAAACCGACAAAGCCGCTTCAAGCTTTTTCATCTCCTGATTGACTGCCTGATACCGTTCGGCCTTTCGTGCCTGCCGGTCCAGGGAATTCATCTGCTTTTTAACCTCGCCCATAATGTCCCGAACCCGAAGAAGGTTCTGCTGGGTAGCGTCAAGCTTCCGTAAAGCCTCATTCCGACGGATTTTGTACTTTGAGATCCCCGCCGTCTCTTCAATGATTTCCCTTCGTCTGGCCGGAGAAGAATTTAAAATCTCATCGACCTTCCCCTGCTCGATAATCGTATGTCCTTTTGCCCCCGCACCGGTATCAATTAAAAGATCCCGAATATCCTTCAGCCGACACTGAATTTTGTTGATTAAATAATCACTTTCCCCGGATCGGTAAAGCCGCCGGGTGATTGTTAATTCCTGATATTCGCTAAAATCCCCTGATAACTGACCGGTGGCAATGTCGCCCAGCGTCAGATTGACTTCCGACAATCCAAGACTTTTCCGGCTTTCCGTCCCGTTAAAAATAACATCTTCCATCTTTTCACCACGGAGGGTTTTAGCGCTCTGCTCCCCCAGAACCCATAGTATGGCATCGGCAATGTTGCTCTTTCCGCATCCGTTAGGCCCCACAACGGCGGTCACACCCGATTGGAAGTTAATCGTCGTCTTGTCGCAAAAAGACTTAAATCCCAGGATCTCGATTTTTTTTAAGCGCATACCGTTAATCTCCGAAGTTGATACACAAAAAACGTTTATTATTTATCATGAATAAGTTAAAAAAACAAGAAAAAACACAACAGGAAGGGGTAAACCTTAAAATTAATCTATATATAGAACGTAACCCTTCAGTGAAGGGTAGGCATTGACGAAAGTGCCTGGTATGCCATGGCGTTCCAGGCGCTTGAGAACCGTTGACTGAACGATTACTATACCCAAGAACAGAGTTAGAAAGCTGTCATTGCGAACAAAGTGAAGCAATCTCAAGACTTTACGATAAGATTGCCACGCACCCTTCGGTGCTCGCAATGACATGATTAATAAGTGGGTGCGAAGTCTATCGCTGGTCTTTTCAAGGCTTACTTTTTCCACCCTGACCTTTATCGGATCACCGAGTCGAAACACATTCCGGAACCTTGCCCCAACCAGGGAGTGCTTTTTTGCCTCATAGAGGTAATGATCTTCCAGCGACGAGATATGAACCAACCCTTCGACAAAAATATCGTTCAATTCAATAAAAAGCCCGAAGGAGGTCACTCCGGTAATATGTCCTTCAAACTCCTCCCCGAGCTTGTTATCCATAAACCGGACTTTTTTCAAAGCAACCACCTGCCGCTCGGCGTCGACCGATATTCTTTCCTGGGCGGAACAATGGCTTGCGATTTCAGGCAACTCCTTTTTATAGATCCCCGCTTTTTTAGGGGAATACTCTTTTTTTTGAGCCATTTTCAGGAGTCGATGGACCATCAGATCGGGGTATCTTCGAATAGGAGAGGTGAAATGCGCATAGTATTCCGCCGCCAGACCAAAATGTCCGGGATTTTCCGTCGAATAAATGGCCTGCTTCATGGATCGGAGCATCAGGTGGTTGACGACCCTCTCTTCAGCCTTTCCTTTGACCTGATCCAAAACCTCCTGAAACGATTTTGGGGTGACTTTTTTGGGGGAACCTTTGAGAGAAAAACCAAGGCTTGAAATAAAAAATCTAAAATCCTCAATTTTTTCAGGAGAGGGGTTCTCATGAATCCTGTAGATAAAGGGGAGTTCCAGTTTTGCCATATGTTCTGCCACCGTTTCATTGGCCGCGAGCATGCACTCCTCGATAATACGGTGCGCCAGGTTCCGTTCTTCTTTTAAAATCGACGTGATCTCCCCGTTAATATCGATTAAGATTTGCGGCTCGGGAAGATCAAAATCGATGCTCCCTCTCTTAAACCGTTTGTTTTTAAGCTTTAGAGCCAGATCCTTTAAAATGAAAATGGTATCGAGAAGTTCTTTCTTCCTGAGAGAAGACCTTCCGGGGCCGTTTAGAATCTCCCACACCTCCGTATAAGTCATTCTCGCATGGCTGTGGATCACGCTTTCGTAGATTTCATAATCGACCCGCTCCCCATGTTCATCAAAAACCATTTCCACGGAATAGGTTAACCGATCCACCTGCGGATTCAGACTGCAAATTCCATTTGAAAGCGCTTCAGGGAACATCGGAACCACTTTATCGGGAAAATAAACCGAGGTCCCTCTCTGATAGGCCTCCTTATCCATGGGACTCCCCCAGGGGACATAAGCGCTGACATCCGCGATGTGAACGCCGAGGCGAATCTGATTGTTGGGGAGGTGTTCCGCGGAAACCGCGTCATCAAAATCTTTGGCATGCTCTCCATCAATCGTCAGGGTGACAACTTTACGCATGTCCTTCCTCCCGGCCGCCATTTTTTCATTCACTTCAGACGGCAGGAACCCTGCTTCCTCAAGCGTGGCAGACAAAAATTCCCTGGGTAGATTAAATTCCTCCATAATCATCGAGGTATCGAGAAATGGAGCATATGCCTCACCAAGGATTTTAATAATCTTCCCTTCCGGGCCCTTCCCAAAAGAAGGATAGGCCGTAATTTCAGCCACCACCATCTCACCCACTTCCGGACGAAGTTCATAAAGCGCCGGGATATAAAGATCGTGAACCATTTTTCTGTCGTTGGGAGTGACCCATCCCCCTGTTTCGGTTTGGATATATTTTCCAACAACCTGAGTATGGCCTCTTTCAACGACCCGGACAATTTTCCCTTCGGGTTTTCCTTTTCTATTCTTTCCTTCGATCCGAATTTGAACCCTGTCCCCGTTCATGGCATCGAGCATCCGGTTTCGGGAAATATAAACATCCGGTTCCCCGGAAACCCCGGAAAGGACAAACCCGTAGCCCTCAGGATGCACCTGGAGCTTTCCTGTCATGTCTCGCCTGGCTTCTTTAATCCGTCTTCTGATTTTTCTCATTTCACCACCTGTACAGGGTCGATGCCCACGTGACCCCGCCTCCAAAAGAGGCCAGTAACAGCAGGTCACCCTTTTTTATCTTTTTTTTTGAAACCGCCTGGTCCAGCGTAATAGGAATGGAAGCTGACGACGTATTTCCATACTGTTGGATGGTCAGCTCCACCTTTTCTTTGGGAATCTTCAGATTTTTCATAACCTTCTCCAGAAGCCTGAAATTGGCCTGGTGAAAGACAAACAGATCAATCTCGCTTAATTTAATACCCTGCTCGTCCAAAACTTCTTGAATGACCTGCTCGAAATAAAGGACAGCGCTCCGGTATACCGAAAGCCCTTTCATTTGGATTGAATGAAGACTTTTTTTAAGGGTTTCTGGGCTGGAAGGAAGCCTCGACCCTCCTGCGGGAAGCTGGATAAAATCGTGTTTTCTCCCATCGGAATGAAGATGAAACGACAAAAACCCTTCTTTTTTCCGGGTTTTTGCAAGGACAACAGCTCCTCCCCCGTCACCAAATAAAATAGCGGTTCC
Coding sequences within:
- the glpK gene encoding glycerol kinase GlpK translates to MGYILALDQGTTSSRAILFNQKGEIVSSAFREVAQIYPQAGWVEHNPAEIWNSQISSAKEAVIKGGISPREILTIGITNQRETTILWDRLTGEPLYNAIVWQCRRSSPLCHQLKAEGFAGPIRKKTGLVVDAYFSATKIKWLIENIPEIQKKAKKGEALFGTVNSWLLYQLTGKKVHATDYSNASRTMLFNIHKLSWDQELLERFGIPVSILPEVKNSSEIYGYTHPDLFEGVSIPISGMAGDQHAALFGQGAFQKGSGKNTYGTGCFLLMNTGDQPVVSKTGLLTTIAWGLENKITYALEGSVFIGGAVIQWLRDELKIIQNAAESEDLALSLKNNGGVYLVPAFVGLGAPYWDMEARGIIVGLTRGAGRAHIARAALESIAYQVKDLMTVMEQDSGFSLQDLRVDGGAVKNNFLMQFQSDMINTPLIRPKVTETTAMGAAYLAGLAVGFWKNLEEIQKNWQEERRFLPSMGETQRNQYYNEWKRAVEKSR
- a CDS encoding DnaJ domain-containing protein, whose product is MSVKFKDYYEVLGVKKDASAQEIKSAFRKLARKHHPDLASPAQKKSSEEKFKEINEANEVLSDPEKRKKYDFLGANYREGMEFTPPGFGAGGEGFRTSDFGAEFGGMGAFSDFFEAVFGSQRGREGHRQTAAHQRRTVRGEDVQAEIELTLEEAHRGGIKKITIDLGYGRKHLEVNIPPGVREESKIRLAGQGHPDGGNPGDLYLIVKLKPHPLFKIEGDDIILTQLIYPWDAVFGTDLEIATLDGTVRLKIPAGSKSGQKLRVKEKGLQKKKGERGDFYVVLQIVLPEKITEKEKELYHQLKTLSSK
- the ligA gene encoding NAD-dependent DNA ligase LigA gives rise to the protein MTMDPILKEIKALREQINHHNYLYYILNQPSISDAEYDRFFKQLVELEKKYPEFLAPDSPTQRVGAPLESLGKTVLHDLPMLSLDNAFSEEEALEFDKRVRKVIQREEIEYVVEPKYDGVSSSLVYENGLFTRGSTRGDGFRGEDITGNLRTIQTIPLRLRKMPGLEGSDAPFPRHIEIRGEVLIPKEVFKEINRIQAENGLPIFANPRNSASGSLRQLDPAITARRNLHFYAWGTGKVEGARFHSQIGLLNQLKEWGFRVSPEMTLCPSIEAAVQKHHQIETGRKEMTFDIDGVVIKVNKIDDQQKLGETARHPRWGLAYKFKPMQMTTRILKIEVQVGRTGILTPVAILEPVEIGGVTVSRATLHTEGEMLEKNVLVGDTVFVERAGDVIPEVIKPVVEKRTGQETPFHMPLECPVCHAAVEKEGAYLFCINLSCPAQIQGKIVHLCSRKGFDIAGLGKKKVDQLYENGLLKNLSDIFYLKSKKDELVRLPGWEEKSTQNLIEQIEKSKRISFSRFLYSLSIRGIGSSVGKILSQHFGSLDRLENGAQEELTGIFGIGPELANNIVHFFYEERNRETIARILKAGVQIEYEAVPVKGIWAGKKVVITGTFKSHSREELTEKIEKEGGEVTSSVSSKTHFILAGENPGSKLDKARALEVRVLSEEEFLEMVKE
- a CDS encoding acyltransferase; amino-acid sequence: MKIGFIQTRPGFGEKKANVDEVIEMLSSANADLIVLPEFFNSGYQFTSKSEVSSLSEEIPDGYTTKRLIRIAKQKKMYIVAGLPEKKGKLFFNSSILVGPSGFIDVYRKIHLFYEEKLWFSPGNKHLKVHDIGKAQIGMMICFDWFFPEVFRVLALAGADIICHPSNLVLPHCPQAMITRCLENRVFAITANRVGFEEREGKERLTYIGMSQIVSPKGEVLYRASSEKSEMQIMEINPAEAKKKSINRYNHLFEDRRSEFYEALLSPPEE
- a CDS encoding endonuclease III, which produces MDLAGINKAVSILKKEIKQWKIPVVGVIANESRDPFLVLISTILSLRTKDKTTFEASNRLFTLASTPEEMIKLSPAQIEKAIYPVGFYKTKAKSILHTCNDLINRFHSKVPGNLEDLLTLKGVGRKTANLVLTLGYDQYGICVDTHVHRISNRFGFIKTKTPDESEIVLRQKLPKRHWKIYNDLLVAFGQNLCKPVSPHCSHCKLLSLCKRAGVKSSR